The sequence below is a genomic window from Mercenaria mercenaria strain notata chromosome 14, MADL_Memer_1, whole genome shotgun sequence.
agaaaCGCAATTAGTTACTATGGTAAAATCGTAAAATTTTACAGCTTAAAGGttcaatactaaggaaagtgaacattttaatttcttttaaaaagcacggaaactatttcattttattggaaaatgaaagttggtatgtagaaattcgaaataaatcgcagtatatgtacaattatttttctatgaagtatgaagaacgttaaaaagacctggggtcattctgtcgattcattgaaatttcaacataatacacatacatttctttgagttcaaaagaccttctgtaaattttgacctgccaatctatattatttagtgtcttgcagaagtgtatgcactggctatgaaaaaaattgccaactcactttcccttagtaatggacctttaaatagaacgaaaataattaatgataattGTCTCATATATAATGTAACCGAATGTAACGCACGATGCAACATAACTGTGTGAGGTCTTGATTGAAGGTGCCGTGTGCAATGACGCACAGTAATTCTACGATGTTTTGTTAATTAAACGCTGTACCTTATATGCTATTAATAGACGTGGTTTGTTAATTAAATTGCTGATATCTTAGCCTTTAGCCTGCCAAATATCTaaccggtccatcattcattttgggcaataccatttatttttaaaaggggtgttcactgaaaatttattgactaaagagcgaacagttcagaccatgatcagcctacactgACGTGCAAGCTTATCTTGGTATGGACTGGTTGCAAAGTCAGAATGActagccgccagcaggcttaagggtAGAGATGTGGTTGGGAGAGCTGCATcgccttttaaaaaataatctctACTTTATTTGATATGAGCTATCATCATAGTTCTGTATTGAAGGTTCTTCAATGAAATACGATTACGGAAAAGCCCTGGGGCTGTCCATCCTCTTCTACGATGCACAACGGTCAGGAAGACTTCCGGCCAACAATCCAATTCCATGGCGCGGAGACTCCGCTGTCAACGATAACGATCAAGGCCATGACCTAAGCGGTGGATGGTACGATGGTGAGCAAGTTACAGTTTATTTATAGTCACTACCGGTTACCCATATGggcaactcctccagaagactatTAGTAATattagtaggaggatagtgcaagatacagaagacgctccaatacCAGAAGTTTTCCTGGTCTTTAGCGTGTCAgttgtaaagcacccatacacggaactcttatccaaatgttagtaatttttagttggaggagcgggggcttGAAGTcatgacccctggtttcgtagtcagccGTGATCTCCTCTTACAGTTAATGTAGTGCTAGGGGAGGTAATCACTGCTGGGAGCTTTAAACGGCAGATCAACATAGTCGAAAGTTGACATTGTCAAGTAGACCCGAAAAATGCAAAGGTAGATACTctgtattttcaatatatttttatttcttgtgtACGTTACTCCGGTTTACAGGCAGTTGTTGTGTTTACTAATTGCTAAAATGATACAACTCCTCTCATTAATTTACCAGTTACTAGTAGTTGTTCAATTGTCACTTGGTACAAATTGTAATCTGTTTCTTTTAAGCTGGAGATCACGTAAAATTCAATCTGCCAATAGCATTCTCCACTTGGGTTTTGGAATGGGGCATGTTGAAGTTCAAGGACGGCTACAAAGCCGCTGGTCAACTGGACATGGCATGTGATATGATAAAATGGCCATTGGAATATTTCCTAAAATGCTGGGTACCAAATAAGAATACCCTATATGTTCAGGTATGTTGTTATTGTATAGATTGTTCTCGGCTCTAGTAACTATAACAATCTAAGGTTGTGCAACCATAGCATTCATGCTTGCCACACAGAAActaaagacataaaatttaatgaGTAAGAAAATTAGAACAGAATTTATGAAATTTACCAGTCAATTCCTCTTCATTTTCGTCTTCATATTGTAACTATCTACTCAAATAACAAATGCAGGAAATTGTTTCATTAGTTAAAAGAATTTCGGATTATTGTGGGTAATAATAGACTGTGCTAGATGAAGAATACATCCCGCTATTTTTTAAAACTCTGAAATGTACATGTCATCACTTGTTAATTTTCAGGTAGGTGATGGCGGTAGAGATCATTCGTACTGGGGCCGACCGGAGAATATGAACATGCCACGTCCGGCCTACAAGGTAACCCCTAGTTGCAAGGGTAGTGACGTTGCCGGGGATACCGTTTCTGCACTAGCGGCAGGATACCTCGTATTTAAAGATGTGTGTGGAGGTAACGGATATTTCATAGAAAATAGTTCCTTAAGAGAAAATAGTACCTTTAAACTAAAATAGCTCACAGACTAAAGCGATCTCTTGAATTTTGAATGTGATAAAGTTTCCATCATAAAATCCAAAGTTTAATACCTCTCAATTATAGATAAACTGTGTTGTAAGATGGACAATAGACTTTTTCAAGTTTGTAAACGTGCGAGAATGACAAATTTATGAATACAATACTATTTAATGATCCAAATATGAAATTCATGCGGCGCGCACAGTTGATAGCAAGGATACTTTGACATTGTATGTTCGTATAACTGCGGTAGATACTCATTCAGAATCATATATTCTAGCAGGAGTTTATTCATATCATTTTATGCTCAGAAATCATTAAGTTAAATGTTTACGAATTCACATCAGATGACGTTCATCGCCAGAATATCACTGCGCTTGCAACTGAATTGAGTGATAcagatttaagtattttgtttatttattttataattagaCACGACGTTTGCATCAAAATTACTGACGGCTGCAAAGAGTTTGTACACTTTCACAAAGAACAATCGCGGAATCTATACACAGTGCGTCAACGCTGCAGCACAGTTCTACAGGTAATAACATTGGTGATTAGTAAGGACTGATATCGTACTCTAAATGAAAAAATTGCACTGGTATGCATTATACGATGCATTTACTAAATCATAATTATTGAATGTTGAAGAGGTTTCGTTACCAGTCATTTTCCGGCCAGTTCGTTTTTGTTCTTTATCTATATATTAATCCGTCTTAAGACGTTTAAAGCCAGTGCATAATGAATATGTAATTAAAATCTGAGTAGGATGCtttcgaagcatagaatgcaaccaagcaaaataatagcagactccgtCGTGAGAGGTAAAGTTAATTaagtgcaacaccactcacgcaccatagcaccggcttaagcggaattctattatgaaCTCAATGATTCTGAAGAAACAGAAGATTGGTCTTAAGTTTATAACTCTAAAATAACATAACATGAATACATCTGGAATTTTAACAGAGTGATTTGAGATAATTGATATCTTAAAATCAAAGTATATAGTTTTGGGAAAATGTAGCAAGTAAAAGCAAATGTATTAAATGTCTTTCCTAGTTCAAGTGGTGAAAAAGATGAGGTTGCGACTGCAGCAGCCTGGATGTACAAGGCCACGCAAGAAGACAAATATTTGAATGATGCAAAATCCTTATACCCAGCCGGTACACCTTGGGGATTTGCCTGGAATGACGCAAACTCTGGTGCCGCTGTAAGTGACATCTTAAACAAATTAACAAACTCGAgaacaatttgttttataatttaaagTTAGGCGTTTTCCGATCTTTAACATGGCTTGTCTACGAGCGGAGCGTGATTAGAAGGTCTTTATTGGTTCAAATTATTTAATGTTGGTAAATATAGGAAATTGAAATATGACAGAAAACATGTAAATTGAATGAGGGCTCATGACATATATTAACTTTctcaaaaatatagaaatataggcATACTGCATAAGGTTGACGGCCATCTAAAGTACCACTTAGAAAACACTTATTCACttataaaaaaacacacactgtcTGATCTAGTTAAAGATGACACTATTACTAGAACCTAAGTTTGTATAAAACCCAGTGTTGACAAAACAATGAAATGACATGACATTATTCAGATAGATGTTTTAATCCATTTAGCTGCTGTTATATGAAGCAACAAAAGACTCGACTTATAAAAGAGATATTGAGGCTTTCGTGAAGAGTTATATGCCTGGAGGCGGAATACAGACAACTCCTTGTGGACTGGCCTGGAGGGACCAGTGGGGACCTAACAGATATGCAGGTTTGACTTTTTCTATATTTACATGTAAACTTTCACAGATATATAAGATCAACAAATGTATTACAAAAATTGTTGACACACTTTTCCTTTTCTGAAGATCAACAGCAAAATGAGGCCTTCCGATTTAAATATTAAATCCCGTACGCAATTACGGCATTCTCCGGACCATACAGAAAGTCACGCATATACTTGAGCTCTCTTGAGGACAGAATGGCGGAAATAGCCGAATGTCATTCGGAGGAACTACCTCTAACAGTATTTTGCCGATGTGATCATATGACAGAATATTTCAGTCTGTTCATTTACgcattgtatattatgtatatgccATATTTCAGTTAAAATAAATTCCAAATTGTTCGtaagaaaaacagtgtaagtgtAAGATTTTTATACAGGAAATGCGGCTTTCATTGCTGCCATGGCAGCCGAGGAAGGTATCGAGCCAGATTCTTTCAAGAAGTTTGCCATGAGTCAGATCAATTACCTCCTAGGTGATAACAAATATCAAATGAGTTACGAGATTGGATTCGGTAATAAATACCCACAACACCCGCATCACAGAGGAAGGTGAATATGAAACTTTGCGCTGCATTTCACTGTTCACTTTCTATATGCACACGTATTTATTTCACTTTCTGATTTTGTTCATCGTCCTTAGTGACACTTAAATATATCAGATATATTGATGCTATGTAACgagaaacattattttgtttaagttaCTTGTAATAAAGAATatgctctgttctgttctgttctgttctgttcagctGTAAATGTCAGTGATTTGATACACATCAGGAAAGTTTATCCGACAGGCGGCTTCATAGGTTGTTAcggaaattttttgttaaatttgaaataaaacagtgtttttgttctattttcaacaaatttcatcaattttaaaaacaataccgatatataaaaaaaaacattatcccCTTTCATTCAagtgaataaaaaatataatcaacCAGAATTGTGTTTTGATGAATTGATGCAAACCGCTGTCATTAGCTGCTTCAGCGACTGCTTTCGGTAATTTCTCTTGTTGGGAAATATAAACTTAAACGAGGCGCGCCTCAAGAtttatgtcaaaattttcaaaatctagAAAATACTTTGTATACTATTTCATTAGTAATtgcaaataatttgtaaaatcaaAGAGATTTGCAGTATCTATCGAGTATACTAACATTCATATACTAGTAGTCtgaaaaaatattaccaaaagCTATCGACCGCGTTATCACACAGTAAAATGTTGACGTAAGAAAGGAAGAATTAAAGTGCATGTTACTCAAATAACAGTATCTTAGATAGTCAAGCGTTTtgatgttttaaagattttcttggCCGTTTCTAAAAATACATGTTGTGATGTGTTTCTCGAGGCATGTCACTCAGGTAGTGATTTATAAACTAAAACTTACCAAGAGCTGACTGACTGACCTGTTATGATTTTGGTACTAAGACGTATTTTCATGTTTCCAAGCTCCTGTCGGACGTCGACGACACAATGTAGTATCGGTGACCCAGGCCCAAACCCCAACGTTCTGAAGGGTGGTTTAGTTGGTGGCCCAGATAACAGCGATAATTATGACGATAGAAGAGATGATTACGTGAAAAACGAGGTCGCCTGTGATTACAACGCTGGTTTCCAGTCTGCTTTAGCCGGTAGGTTTGATTTTACCAGATGTCAGGGAAAACATATGATCTTTAACATGAAAGTAAAACTCTCTGTTGTAATTTATGAGACCGAAAGTCTGTGACTAAAAAAAGAACCTAGAGCGCCTGTGATAAATTACAAACTGCGGTATgtataccggattcaagcgatCTGAATGATAAGTATCTGTAAGTATACAAGTTTTGTTGTAACCATAGTAATCCTAACCCTaaactttagtcagtatattaaacatattattCACTAAATTGTGTGCGTTCATGCAATAATCTGTGTATTTTTGCAGTGCCCTCCAATTGATAATAGCTTCCgtacatgcgcagaagaccgctccggGTCTGTAAACTGAAAATTTTGTGCCGCTGTTCGGTTTAGTTTTGGTTTTTTGGTAAAAAGAAAACTAGAAAAGAATACATTTCAAAGGTCTCATTCACTCTGTATTGACAAGCTGGAACTAAAATATAAAGTTTAGATAGGAAGAATTCCACCTTGTACATTTTTGCATATGCTTACCCTTTCAGGTCTTCGACATTTTGCGGCAAACAACGCCCTTCCACCAGCACCTGCGGCAAAGTGTTAATTGTTATTGTAGTGTTATTGTAATGATAATTATTAAAACCTGAACAAAGGTATTTAGATGTCTTTGGTTAGTATTTTTCCTTTAGTAAAAATGTTCTACTAGATGGCCAAAACTCATAAATATCTCCTCATTTACACTAGACTTCCGAAGAGGTGAATGCTGCAGCGTGGTCTTCCCTTTGTATGTTCCtaaatcattgaaaaataaaattccaaAGTGCTTTAGTAGCTAAATATTTGCCCCCAGTAAGCATCCTTTTAGTCTTTGAAAGAGGACACTGTCAATAGGACAAAGATATGTGAATAAGCAGGATGATTGATATGTACCACTTTTTTCATCTCTCAGAAACTTTTTAACGATGGCACAGCAACGAAATCCAGTCCTTCGacgcattatttttgtattttcgttTGACAGCTTTCAATAGGTCGTCTCTATAAAATTTCCAGTGACTGACTTTCCTGACGGTGTAGGAATTTGTAGGACAGTGCCCCTCAAGTTAAAACAGATAGAATACATTTTTacgcttttttattatttttgcaattaCTGGTCTACAGTCACATTTTCGCATGTTAATCCGACGCTGTGgctcataaaaatatattcaggtgTCATTTCCTGCTTGGAGTTGTGACATTGTGCGATCATCGTTTCTTGAGAAAGTTTAAGCGTTTCTTCAGAACATTTGACCCAGTTAGAATTTGTACTCCAGTTGTAACGGTTATGATAAACAtagaaaaagggagataattcagatATATAGAAAGGTAGCGTTGTGGTTCTTGAATAGTGCACGTCCTCTTATTGCCCCTGTAATGTCTATTCTTCAAACGGACGAACGAAAGCATGAACAGGCGGAGATCATTATCATATCCActtttccacttttctattttgcGGGACgcaggggaggggggggggggctgggaCGGGGGCGGTTAATCAAACAAgaccaaaaatattttaaattcagtttAATTCGTTCTCGTCGACATGTCAACCTTTCTGACGTATGatgtgtaatttatgacattGCCCCTCTCATATACAACGCTTTCAAACCTGAAAAGAAAAGAATATCAGTACGTTGTCTTGTGtctatctttttttcttcattcaatATTAGCATCTCTTCAGTTGGACGTGATTCTATACAACCAGCCTGTATTAATCTAGTCAAGGAAGTGACAGAATTAGGCTGCTGTTAGCAGGTGTTtaagttgaaattaaaacaaaaatgctgCTTGATACATGTGGCTCCTAAGACAGGTGCAACTGTATTAGCAATATCATTTTGAAATGGACATGATTCAGAACCAGCGTACATGTATTTTCTTCCTTGAAATTGTTTAGCTTGTTGCATTCGTGATTTTTGTTTAGATTATACATCTTTCCATTCAATTAAATTAGAGAATATCgcaaacaaaatgtatatctgaATTATCAACAGCTAGTGTTTAGCTTCGGATGAGTAAGATTGTTTTGAAGCAAATGAATTATATCTTTGAGTTGGTACTTGCTTGCTGGGTTTGTTTTTAGTCATACTGATACAGATTAAGTCAaatggcaactttcaagcttaAATTGCGGAGGAAGACACCGGGTGTTTTTCCAGGAACTATGTAGGGATGGGTACCTCGGTAGAATCACTAACACTCTGTAAGTTGCTCCGTTTGCGAAGACAGTGCATTAAACGCCGACTCTCAGTACACcatatttaaaaatgtcttacttAGAATTgagtgttttttttatgttttattatttctttttatttgaaagaaaCGATAAACCAGAATACTTTGAGATCAGTATTAATATGTATttgtgtacacaaataaaacaaaaatattagaaagaCAAAACTTTATGTTAcagattttaatatttgaatatcaAGGAATTTGACGTCTTGCACGTTTTTCTCATGCCCAAgtttaactgaaaaataaaaaaaaacacaacgcACAAGTTGTTATTAGATTACGTAAGGATATACCTGCCACAGCGGACTGAAATCCAGCGTTATAGTCTACGGCTACCTCATTCCTAACGTAGTCAGTTCTTACATCTGTATAGTCATCATTGATACCTGGTCCTCCCACAAGCCCTCCGTACAGCACATGTGGATTGGGAGCATCGGCATTCAGATTAAAATCTGAACATGGAGCGGGCCACATAGGACAAGAGCTGAAATGGAATACGACCAGGCTACACATGCGGAGTCAGGGGATTGGTTTTTAGTTTGTGATATTGAAGAATTATCTAGTTATGTTACACATGATTGTTGGAAGAACTGGCATTTTTCAAGGAGGACACTACAAAGgacaaaaaaactgaaatttcagAATGGAAGCATTGACATTCCGGTGGTGATATGAAAACAGAGTGACGGTATAGGACAAGAACtgaaatacaatatatttacatatgtccTATTTATGacgaaaattatgacgttcattttgtatgaacagcaaacgGAAAGGCGCAacagttacgtcaacgctgcttaggcCTAAGTtattccgtctggtgaacagaagtagtataggggtctctGGGggcaaacaaacgggcgccatcttggatgacctagttactataattagtaactcatttgcatataagaattcataataagtgcgcgtgtgcggcggccattttgaattctaatgacgtatttatgaaaatgcttaggaatgtcttgtatacttatctagggcgtgttcgcgcacatcgagggtcagccctacaggtcacaatagcctaaatagttttccctatatattctatataaaactgacttttttcaaagagctagcaaacatagctagacccatttcagggaacaaatcctttcctcattttaaagagttatgataaaactgatataaaatgaagagaaaagtaggggtcatatatgttctaagagagatttctctggtcacattactgtaaactgacatcaaaatcacacttctgtgacccggaagtactactcatactaaaactgaGCTTGACTTCACAGAATACAACCTCTCTCCcatgtttcctaccaaaatgtcaacaatacatccacaatgaaatttaaacaaaaactagcctcaatttagacctctgttaagtgaaaaattagtattcaaatacttgacagccattacgcgactagaccagatggctcacacgctggctccttttagtttagttaggcccggagataacacgaaaacaaagctatacgcatgcgttataaagaacctctagtataaaaatcattcgaaagaaaatgtataatataattacgtactgctgaccagtcattaaaactatacgagaatacctatttataaaatgaaattaaaagacaaactattacccactcaacggatgtaaacccgtcgatatctcacgctaaaatgaaccaagtgtgtgtgtgtgtttgcgttTATTTACCCTCGCCACCGGGTATTCCCATATGGGCGAGCATAACTAACATAATTATAGactcatatattttattttattcatcatGTTGTTATGTGCCTAAGGTGTGTACCATAATTCTCAATCTAAATGTCAGTCGATAGGCTGGAAGTAGATTGAGAATAAGGTGGGATAATATCCCACACAAAGTTTAAAACTAGAATTTTGTGTGCTCATGTTTATTATAGACTAAATAGTTATATACTGAAGCTTTATACGGCAAAATCTGTGTGCTCCCCATTTAATTTCACATTTATTAAAACTACGTAGTAAAGCTAAAATATTATgacaataatattaataataaacttCTTAATCGTATATCTGAATAAATAGTTAATCCTACAGATCAAGTGAACATAATAAGATAATGGCTGTATTCAGATATCTACAGACCACTTTCTATTTCCTCACACAAatttggagaaactattatgatttttttacccCTATAGTCATCAGAAATATCTGGGTTTCCTACCATGTGGCAAGACaagctttaaaaaacaaatataagtaTGTCTTACACTTGTAGGGACGAGACTAACGTATGCTCCATATTAATGTCAGGTCCCTAAATCGGCAGTAAACTGCTAAAATCATTGATATTCAAATAAGACCGTAATAATATGTACAAATATGGAGACTTTTAAACATGGTGGGAAACCTGTGACTATCCCCCTTCCCTAAAATATATCTGTTCACAGGATCTATATTATAAAACACAGCCTCACATGTGGTCTAAATTAagatttatacttaaaaatatttacacTTCCGTTTCACGGCTACTTAATAGGGCCactattaaaatacaaaacttttaaaatttgtttttatacattatttacaataaaaataagaCCACATGATATTGGCTAtaattaaaacatgtattttcttcaaactttacgtCCAGGGAGTTAGTATCAGCATCATTTCGCATCATTTCTGACTTAGTAAGTTTATCCAAGATAATAGTTATATATTTTTCTACCTTATATTTCTATTTAACTTATCTTTTATTATCAAACGATTTTATTCTATAATTAATAACTAAAAATGTTATATCCTATGTAACATaggttacatgtatatactacaaaaaaaaaagagtagaaaGCACCTGCCATCATCTCCATCCGGTCCGCGCGCAACTTTTGCAAGTTTTCGGATTGACCTACTTAGCTGGTATATAACCCAGCTTGGTCTCAAAATCGGATTGACCTACTTGCAAAACAAGACCGACGCGCGAACCGGATGGAAATAAGTCAGGTGCGCGCAAGACTAATTATAATTTTTCCAAAGTTTAATATATGAAGACAATCACtataatttttatcaatataaatctGTGTTTCTGTTTTTGCGAGGTATTGCAAATCAGATTTCGTTattttttctgttaatgaaatatctaTAACTGGCAAGTCAAGAGCCCATGGCGGAACCAAATCAGGCCTGTGATCAGCCACCTTAATATCTTTAACACCACAACTTTCAGTAATTTCTtgggcttcctcacatgaagaattcaacgccccgagtgaggctcgaacccacatcgatgaggggcaagtgatttgaagtcagcgacagcataaaccgtgatgtgcgctctacctgagatcctttaaccgaatgatatttacctgtagaactggagtatataacacttcgctacctacaaccaatcagaaagcagaattttgacaagcgatagcgcgtagtttaacatttgtccgcattattgagcgcgttttataatttcagtgtatagctttataaatactaacggaattaaaaagcttggttattgagtttatttatttcgtCTAACGGTTTTTAATGTGATAATAGAAAGGAATGTTTACTGTTCTTTAATACATAGGTGAATAACTATTGACACGGCAGTCAATTAAGCACGATGGTTGTCTTACCTTACCTATCTGTTAAAAAACGTAAAGTACAACATTTCTCTATTATGCTTGGAACGGCTTTAGCagtgtttggtatcaaatgaaaggttttgacgagtactattgacaaaatgatttgttttatcacatatttaAATTGGCAGTGAACGAATTTACAGggcgaagtataataaatagagccaaagcaacgttctgattagttaGTATAACTTATAGCATTGCTTTGATTTGCTAGCGATACGGCGCATTTTGATTGGTCACACAGGGATCACACGCATAtaagtcaaaagtaaatttaaccatgactgaaggggttacgagttactgtatatacctacaccacctcctcctccactcctcctttCTCCTCCTCCTCtctcactcctcctcctcctcccttcctcctcctcccctcctcctttcctcctcctccactcctcctctcCTTCTTCCACTCCTCCTCCCTCCTCCTCCCCCACTCCTCCTCACTCCTCCTCCACTCATCCTCCTCCACTCTCCTCCTCCTCTCACTCCTCACTCCTCCTCTCCTCCACTCCTTCCTCCTCTCCTCCactcctctcctcctcctcctcctctcctcctcctccCTCCTCCTctctccctcctcctcctcccctcctcctcctccctcttccttctcctctgccccaagaaagcgtaagaatggcaaacagaattaagcagtgtctttttgataaaagatacttacatcggtttcacaaatgcatcagtgtcctgtttgccatcagtctttctctaggatcgacaacatgcggagacatcaacgttatgtccacggaaatgacgaagccactgacagtttttcaccgccattacaagcatgggacatctcaagagagaccacgtttcaacatccattttctatggtcgtttcaggaccaagtggtagtggaaaaactgaatggacaagaaaactgttatcatcaaatcttgtaagacctcagcctcagcgtatcatatggtgttttggacaatggcaaccattgtatgatgaacttcggcGTGAAATCcccggggtcgaatttgtacacggtattccagactacctaaacgattcccaatatataaatgttaatcgaaggaacctgctggtctttgacgacttgatgactgaagctaaatgcgatcaaagaattgctgatctctttaccaagggcagtcaccacaggaacatatctgtcgtatatctcacccaaaatttgtttcctcaaggtaaagcttgtagagaTGGtactatttaataatcctattgacagaCAACAAGTTGCTACATTGGCGagaagaatttacccttcgtctagtaacatctttatgaaacggtttgaacgagcgacatcaagaccgcacggttatttggtaatagacttaaaatcgagcacccGAGAACAACACCATTTACGCGAAAACATTTTCGAGGCGATCaatccagaaaagagaaaacaagcgaatgatgaatataaacaagaagactatttcaatggagaaagatacttatctgacaaaaatgatgacaaggataaagatgaggaggaggattatgatgaccatgatgatgatgatgatgatgatgatgatagtgatgatgaaacagaaaatagaaataatgacacaagctttgaaaagaaacgatctttgatcaagggacctcccggtaaacgtagaaaagttgaga
It includes:
- the LOC123526168 gene encoding endoglucanase E-4-like isoform X2 → MLPLFLLVCVTTSLAAPVNIVNSWNGGFQGTFTVHADHAVHGWKAHLTFDKPVDRLEIWKATVVSHSPTEWIVENMSWDADLKAGEDLVIEFNGHMSGDQAPKATYTIEGAGSGSGSSGTGGTGSGGSGGQGTATQAPIQTQPPGNPVTSNPITGNPVTGNPITPGSSSTGGSSMKYDYGKALGLSILFYDAQRSGRLPANNPIPWRGDSAVNDNDQGHDLSGGWYDAGDHVKFNLPIAFSTWVLEWGMLKFKDGYKAAGQLDMACDMIKWPLEYFLKCWVPNKNTLYVQVGDGGRDHSYWGRPENMNMPRPAYKVTPSCKGSDVAGDTVSALAAGYLVFKDVCGDTTFASKLLTAAKSLYTFTKNNRGIYTQCVNAAAQFYSSSGEKDEVATAAAWMYKATQEDKYLNDAKSLYPAGTPWGFAWNDANSGAALLLYEATKDSTYKRDIEAFVKSYMPGGGIQTTPCGLAWRDQWGPNRYAGNAAFIAAMAAEEGIEPDSFKKFAMSQINYLLGDNKYQMSYEIGFGNKYPQHPHHRGSSCRTSTTQCSIGDPGPNPNVLKGGLVGGPDNSDNYDDRRDDYVKNEVACDYNAGFQSALAGLRHFAANNALPPAPAAKC
- the LOC123526168 gene encoding endoglucanase A-like isoform X1, with protein sequence MQYRYDYSRTRRRRRRNIVMVSRTIPSEVLIHQRETLLSPQVFAKLLPFTVSCFRLRNFVTVRVYIKSVLTSGRQHNCHRERRMLPLFLLVCVTTSLAAPVNIVNSWNGGFQGTFTVHADHAVHGWKAHLTFDKPVDRLEIWKATVVSHSPTEWIVENMSWDADLKAGEDLVIEFNGHMSGDQAPKATYTIEGAGSGSGSSGTGGTGSGGSGGQGTATQAPIQTQPPGNPVTSNPITGNPVTGNPITPGSSSTGGSSMKYDYGKALGLSILFYDAQRSGRLPANNPIPWRGDSAVNDNDQGHDLSGGWYDAGDHVKFNLPIAFSTWVLEWGMLKFKDGYKAAGQLDMACDMIKWPLEYFLKCWVPNKNTLYVQVGDGGRDHSYWGRPENMNMPRPAYKVTPSCKGSDVAGDTVSALAAGYLVFKDVCGDTTFASKLLTAAKSLYTFTKNNRGIYTQCVNAAAQFYSSSGEKDEVATAAAWMYKATQEDKYLNDAKSLYPAGTPWGFAWNDANSGAALLLYEATKDSTYKRDIEAFVKSYMPGGGIQTTPCGLAWRDQWGPNRYAGNAAFIAAMAAEEGIEPDSFKKFAMSQINYLLGDNKYQMSYEIGFGNKYPQHPHHRGSSCRTSTTQCSIGDPGPNPNVLKGGLVGGPDNSDNYDDRRDDYVKNEVACDYNAGFQSALAGLRHFAANNALPPAPAAKC